In Conger conger chromosome 12, fConCon1.1, whole genome shotgun sequence, one DNA window encodes the following:
- the LOC133141441 gene encoding myocyte-specific enhancer factor 2C-like isoform X3 → MNNRSVFSHWRYGENTEESKKEKEKRNKTLRKKGLNGCDSPDIDAEDSVCHSPDSEDKYRKINEDIDLMISRQRLCAIPPSNYDMPVSIPTSNPNSLIYGHPGGSLGNHNLLPLAHPSLQRNSMSPGVTHRPPSAGNTGGLISADLANSAGTSAGNGYGNHRNSPGMLVSPGSMNKNLQAKSPPPMNLGMSNRKPDLRVLIPPGAKNTMPSINQRINNSQSAQSLATPVVSVATPTLPGQGMGGYPSAISTSYGTEYSLNSGDLSLTGFNSSGGLHLGSMTGWQQQHLQNMQHSALGHLGNCTSTHLCQSSNLSLPSAQSLHIKSEPVSPPREHPGVTPAGYPPQHAPSRQDSGRSPVHSLSSCSSSYEGSDREDHRTDFHSPLGLMRPSAEERGSPSVKRVRLAEGWAT, encoded by the exons ACTCTGCGGAAGAAGGGCTTAAACGGCTGTGACAGCCCCGACATCGACGCTGAAGATTCGGTCTGCCACAGCCCGGACTCCGAGGACAAGTACCGTAAGATCAACGAGGACATCGACCTCATGATCAGCAGACAGAGGCTGTGT gcTATCCCCCCCTCTAACTACGACATGCCAGTATCCATCCCCACCAGCAACCCCAACAGCCTGATCTACGGCCACCCGGGCGGATCCCTGGGCAACCACAACCTCCTGCCACTggcccacccctccctccagcGGAACAGCATGTCCCCCGGGGTCACGCATCGCCCGCCCAGTGCAGGAAACACAG GTGGCCTTATAAGCGCAGACCTCGCCAACAGTGCAGGCACCAGTGCTG GAAACGGGTATGGGAACCACCGCAACTCCCCCGGGATGCTGGTGTCCCCAGGCAGCATGAACAAGAACCTGCAGGCCAAGTCTCCCCCGCCCATGAACCTGGGCATGAGCAACCGCAAGCCGGACCTGCGTGTGCTGATCCCCCCCGGTGCCAAGAACACCATGCCCTCCATC AACCAGCGGATAAACAACTCACAGTCTGCCCAATCCTTGGCTACCCCTGTGGTTTCTGTAGCAACGCCAACTCTACCAGGACAAGGAATGGGAGGGTACCCATCTGCCATTTCCACTTCATATGGTACTG AATACTCTCTGAACAGCGGTGACCTGTCTCTGACGGGCTTTAACAGCTCCGGTGGCCTGCACTTGGGCTCCATGACAGgctggcagcagcagcacctgCAGAACATGCAGCACTCTGCCCTGGGCCACTTAGG AAATTGCACTAGCACTCACTTATGTCAGAGTTCAAATCTCTCCCTGCCTTCTGCTCAAAGCCTGCACATCAAGTCCGAACCTGTTTCTCCTCCTAGAGAGCACCCCGGGGTCACGCCCGCGGGGTACCCGCCCCAGCACGCCCCGTCGCGCCAGGACTCTGGCCGCTCGCCCGTCCACAGCctgagcagctgcagcagctcgTACGAGGGCAGCGACCGCGAGGACCACAGGACCGACTTCCACTCGCCCCTGGGCCTGATGCGGCCATCGGCGGAGGAGCGGGGGAGCCCGTCCGTCAAGCGCGTGCGCCTGGCCGAGGGCTGGGCCACATGA